DNA from Vibrio gazogenes:
GCAAAGAAAGGCACAATCAAAGTCGGCATTAATCCTTTCGCCCAATTCGGTACTTTGACATGCTTAATAATGGCAAGTGCCAGATAGCCCGCCATGTAACCGCCGAGAATCCCGCCAATAAAACCGGCAGAAATCGCATTCGCCGCGAGCCCGACCACAAAACCCGGTGCAATACCCGGTTTACCGGCAATCGAACCGGCGATCCCGCAGGCAATCACAACCGGCAACAGACCAAGCGCCTTGGCACCGATGGTGGCGAGAACACCCCACACATCAAATTGCCCGGGAACCAGTGTGTCTTGAACGGTACCGCCCAGCGATAAACCGATGGAAATAATAAAACCCGCACCGCAAACAATGGGAATTAAAAATGATATAGCGGTGAGCAGATGCCCTTTCGGATTGGCTGCTTTCCATATTTCTTTCATGCTCATATATAGCACCTTCTATTTCATGTAGGATGTAATGGATGAATCAATCGATGTTATTTTTATTGTGTTTGATTGTTTAAGACGATTTCTTGTAGTTTTTCTATCAGTTTATTGGGTGACTTCACCGCCATTTCTGTCGGCACTTTGACAACTTTTTTTCCGGCGAATCGTTCTTCTCCGGAGACCTGAACATCAGCCGCCAGCAAAACAATATCGGCTTGGGCTATTTCCTCTGCTGTTAATGCATTCTCAATTCCAATCGTGCCCTGCGTTTCAATTTTTGCATGATGGCCCGCTTTTTGGGCTGCAATTTCAATCTTTTTCTGTGCAATATAAGTATGTGCAATCCCTACAGTACAAGCTGAAATACCAACAATATTCATAATCACCCTCGATAATTCATTCAGTTTTCTATTTCTGCGATGAGAAATAAAAATAGTGGACGTTCAATTTAAGCATTCACTTCATGTTGTGTATTAAAAATTTTAATCATATTTTCCGGATCATTTTCTGCCAGTAATTGCGCAATAATTTCCTCGTCGGCTAATGCGCTTGAAACTTGTGTTAATAACCGGATATGCATCGTGTCTTGATCTGCTACACGCACAGCAAATAAAATCACGCAACGAATATCGCTCCCGTCCATGGTTTCCCAGGGAATGTCATGCTGCGTGCGACCGATAGCCAGTGTGGTATGAGTGACCGCTGAAGACTTGCCATGCGGGATCGCAACATGGTTTTCAAATCCGGTTGAACTTTGTTCTTCACGGAACCAGACATCCCGAAGAAACTGCGCTTTATCGCTGACAGAGCCATCCTGCACTAATAAATCGGTCAATTCTTCAATGGCCTCTTCCTTGGTTCTGGCGAGCATATTTAATTTGATATGTTTCGCCTTCAGCACTGTCGAAATATCCATAAACCACCTTTGTTAAGATTAAATAAAAATTGAGAAACAGTTTGTGTATCACTGACCGGATATCACTTTCTGTCATAAAAACTGCTGTAATGAGAGACTTCTTTAATAAAAATTCTGTAATGAAAAAGTGCTGTCATGCGATTATTCTTTAATCTTGCATAAAATATTAGACACTTCACCAAATCACCCTAATCCAAATCAAATAAATTATCAGATAAAATACAATTTTCCGTTCAAACTATCTGGTCATTATTATTCGGCCGCCCTCTATGATAATAACGATAAGAAAAATCCCCTCGGCTCACAATACTAAATAGTGTCCGTTACTCAGGACAATTGATGAACACTGACAAGATGAGTAAATAAAAAAATACAGACTCATTTTATCGGTGACTCACGACGGTTGATTCAACATTGCTATGATACTTTGAGGTTCATTCGCTGCGAGTAATTGCGCAATGATCGCCTCATCTGCCAATGCACATGAAACTTGGGTTAATAAACGAAGATGATCCGTATTGGGCGCATCCGAACAAATGGCATATAAAATAATGCAACGAATATCGCTGCCATCCTCAACTTGCCAATCAATGCCCTGCGGAGATCGCCCAATCGCCAATGCGGTTTGGCTGACCGCTGAAGATGTGCCATGCGGCAGGGCGATATGATTTTCAAATCCGGTGGTTCCTTGCGCCTCTCGTTGCCAGACATCCCGAAGAAACTGAGCTTTGTCGCTCACACAGCCCCCCTGCACCAATAAATCAGTCAATTCTTCAATGGCCTCCGTTTTGGTTCTGGCGCTCATCTTTAGTTTGATATGTTGCGTCTTCAGCACTGATGAAATATCCATTGATGTTCCCCGTTAACATGAAATCAAGCTTGCGTCACCACGTACGCATCACTGGCTTGCTGTAGTTTCTCTGTGATGAGCTTTTCCGTAATCCGTTGGATATCGGCATCATTCAGAAATGCGGTGACATAGACGACGGGCGTCTCGACCTCTGACACATGAACCGTAGAAATAATCAGGTCGGGCTGCATCTGCCGGTTCACACTTTTAACATGACCGACTGGCACCGCAGCAACGATCTCCCAATCAGGAAATGCACGCAGAATCCGGCTTTTCAGCAAGTGTGATGTGCCGATTCCGGTAGAGCACACCAACAGGACACGCTTGTGGGTGATCTGGCGTTCAATCGCTGCCTGAAAGTGAACCGCCAGATATCCCACTTCATCGTCAGACACGCTGTGTTGTATCACTGCGTCTTCAATTAATTGTTTTTCAAGGTTTTCCTGTTTAAGACCGTTCTGTTCAAAGCCGTCTTGTTCTAGGCGATAGCGCAAGACATTTTCTATCGCAATCCGGGTTAAGTGGTAGACATCCGCCAGCTCATTTTTAATATCCTCCAGCAAAGGGTTGCGAATATTAATCTGGTAATGCAGTCGATTCATCAGGGGACGGATATGCACGACCAAACCGTCATACAATTGGCTGTCCTGACTCAGATCGATATTGATAAGCTGTGAAAAGTGCGTCACTAAATCCGATGTAATCTCACGCGCCTCATCGCTGAATAATGCTGAGTGCAACTTCTGGCTATTGTGATTTTCAACGACTAACACACCCGATGAAATAATGTACTGGTAAATAAACCACACTTCATCATCGGGTAGCGGTAAAGCAATGTATTGCTCAATTTTTTCTACCATACTTTCGGCAACAAGAAACACAGTGTCCGTTAAGGGTTGGCGGGAGACAGGTTCGGGATGATCGAGTAAATTTCCTCTGGTGCGGCGATGCATCATAATCAAAATGTGGGTAAATAGATTGATGTAGTACGCTTCACCTAATGGGTATGCCAGCTCTTGTTCCATGTCTTGCAGCAGCCCCTGAACAAAGGCGACTTCGTCGTGACCGAAATACTGAACCAGTGCTTTATAGCTTCCCGAGTCCAGTCTTGAATGGTTGACAAGACCAAACTCCTGATGGTTGATTAAGCCGTTGATCAAAGCCGCCATCGCCTGACGGACATGATTTTCATCTCCTTGAATCCGGGTACCGCTTTGACTGCGAATCAACTGTAGCCCAAGCGGCGTTATCCAATCTTCAATCATTCTCAGATCATTCACGACCGAGGCATTGCTGATATAAAAACGTTCTGACAGTTTGTTGATTGACGTTTCTTTGGGGGTCTCACTCAATAACCAGGACACAATTTTTATCCGGCGGGCGTGCCCCATCATGCTGTCTGAATCTTCACTTTCACCATTGAGTTGTAGTTCTAGCTGCAAGAGGTCTGCGGTATTGTCGGCCAACAGCAAAACCCCTGCCCCGACTTTTTTATCCACCTGAACGTTCGAACCCGTTAAGTAATCCTCAATCATATTCAGATCACGCTGGATCGTTTTTTTCGAGACGTCAAATTGCTCTGCCAAATTGAATAAGGTGACATACTCTCGCTGTTGGAGCAGAAAACGTAATAATTTATGTTGTCGTGAGGTAATCATTTCAATTTTTACCTTTGGTTATCAATCCATGATTCATCGTTCAATCTGTTGTATTTCGTCTTCGGTTTCGGAGCGGTGGAGACTCGGTGAGTGTCAAGATAAGAAAATATTGATGTGGTCACAATACTAAATAGTGTCCATAACTCAGGACAATTGATGAACACTAAAGGAGATAACAGTCAACATAAGATGCTGATTAAAAAAATAATCGATTCAATGCTGCGCGTCAGCCAACGTCCAAAAAAACCACCAAAACATGATATCGGTTCGCCTTTTCTGTTCATCATATCTGGCCGCTATGGGTTATAACTTGCTGAACGAACCGGTTCGAATGTTAGCCATATGCATCACCAAAGATTCGTTAGTAAGAAATTGATCAAAGTTACAGCAAAAAGCGCTGTTCACCCTAAAATATTCGACTAAAATCACACGCTTAAAACAAAAATTTCAAGGTTAGGTATGAATCATCACGGCTGGATTGACTATTGGCGTAATTCACTGGCAGACGCCGACAGCGCAAAAGGTGGGTTAAAAAAACAAGATCGGAAAAATTATGAACGAACGACGACCACTGAGTTCAAAGCAGGGAAACTTGATTCAGACTCCCCGTTACTCAAGCAGCTGTTCCACAATGAATCGGATGCCATCACGGCCGTCAATATTCATCTTCGCCCAGTCATCTATTCTCTCAGAAAAGTTCACAGTAAAGATTACAGCGCGAATATGCCCGGGATTCTGACCCCGATTCTCTGCTCTCTGTGGGTCAATCGTGAAGGTATGCTATTTCCGAACACGGCGCCGTTTATCCCTCGGGACTTGCTTGCACCACAAGGAGATGACACATTTACGATTGCTCACGTTGACGAGCTCGATAAATTTCTGACAATCAATGAAGTACCGACACTCTCTGCTGAACATATTCCCGCTAAATTTGACCAAAAAGAACAGTACCAGTCTCATCAAGAAGATTGGAATAACTACTACGGACTCACACAAAAGCTGTTTACTGACTACTGCAATAAAAACGGTATCGAGCAATTCTACGAAGACCTGCAACATGGTGGTTTAGTCAATAAAGTCAGTGAATGCTTAGGGGCTTCAAGGCATATTTTAAAACTGTACGATAACCTGAGCGATTTAAATACCGCCTTACCTTTGCTTGATAACTACGCAGCTAAAACAGTCACGAACCACGAAGCGTGTATTGATATCTCTCAAACGGTGAATCTGCGTTTAGGGCACTCAAATCATCAGTTTCCCCTTGCGACAGCACAACGCGATGCTCTGGCTCACACCCTCGCCATGCAAGACGGCGATATGCTCGCAGTTAATGGCCCTCCTGGGACAGGCAAAACGACCTTTGTTTTATCAGTCGTTGCATCATTGTGGATTGAATCAGCGCTGAAAGAGAGTCAGCCACCACTGATCATTGCAGCTTCAACCAATAATCAGGCGGTGACGAATATTATTGATGCTTTCGGTAAAGATTTCGATGAAGGAGATGATGCGCTCTCAGGAAGATGGTTGCCCAACATTTTTAGTTACGGTGGTTATCTACCATCAGCCTCTAGTGAATCTAAAGAAGCAAAAAGGTACCAAACAAAACATTTCTATGAACAAGTAGAACAACAGGATTTTCTCGATCGGGCAGCAGCACATTATTTTGAGCAAGCAAAGCTGGCTTTTCCACAGCAAGATTTTGCCGATTTACAACAAATCAAAGCATATCTTCTTACGCAGCTACGTCAATCTCAAACTCAATTAG
Protein-coding regions in this window:
- a CDS encoding PTS fructose transporter subunit IIB, yielding MNIVGISACTVGIAHTYIAQKKIEIAAQKAGHHAKIETQGTIGIENALTAEEIAQADIVLLAADVQVSGEERFAGKKVVKVPTEMAVKSPNKLIEKLQEIVLNNQTQ
- a CDS encoding PTS sugar transporter subunit IIA, whose product is MDISTVLKAKHIKLNMLARTKEEAIEELTDLLVQDGSVSDKAQFLRDVWFREEQSSTGFENHVAIPHGKSSAVTHTTLAIGRTQHDIPWETMDGSDIRCVILFAVRVADQDTMHIRLLTQVSSALADEEIIAQLLAENDPENMIKIFNTQHEVNA
- a CDS encoding PTS sugar transporter subunit IIA, whose product is MDISSVLKTQHIKLKMSARTKTEAIEELTDLLVQGGCVSDKAQFLRDVWQREAQGTTGFENHIALPHGTSSAVSQTALAIGRSPQGIDWQVEDGSDIRCIILYAICSDAPNTDHLRLLTQVSCALADEAIIAQLLAANEPQSIIAMLNQPS
- a CDS encoding BglG family transcription antiterminator yields the protein MITSRQHKLLRFLLQQREYVTLFNLAEQFDVSKKTIQRDLNMIEDYLTGSNVQVDKKVGAGVLLLADNTADLLQLELQLNGESEDSDSMMGHARRIKIVSWLLSETPKETSINKLSERFYISNASVVNDLRMIEDWITPLGLQLIRSQSGTRIQGDENHVRQAMAALINGLINHQEFGLVNHSRLDSGSYKALVQYFGHDEVAFVQGLLQDMEQELAYPLGEAYYINLFTHILIMMHRRTRGNLLDHPEPVSRQPLTDTVFLVAESMVEKIEQYIALPLPDDEVWFIYQYIISSGVLVVENHNSQKLHSALFSDEAREITSDLVTHFSQLINIDLSQDSQLYDGLVVHIRPLMNRLHYQINIRNPLLEDIKNELADVYHLTRIAIENVLRYRLEQDGFEQNGLKQENLEKQLIEDAVIQHSVSDDEVGYLAVHFQAAIERQITHKRVLLVCSTGIGTSHLLKSRILRAFPDWEIVAAVPVGHVKSVNRQMQPDLIISTVHVSEVETPVVYVTAFLNDADIQRITEKLITEKLQQASDAYVVTQA